From Amphritea atlantica, a single genomic window includes:
- a CDS encoding type I secretion system permease/ATPase: protein MTQQQSDWIFGTSREQFVDPLLDALVLLGKYYGTPVSENSLSSGLPLVDNCLTLELFPRAAERAGLSARLASQPLLKIHELLLPCVLLLKNHSCCILMSIDHQAGTARILQPESGDGEIELGIADLEKIYSGHLFYIRKKYQFDQRSPDVLNTREGHWFWGTFRSAMPIYRDVLIASLLINLFAVASPLFVMNVYDRIVPNLAFDSLWVLAIGVGLVFVFDLVLKHLRSYFIDIAGKKLDLQLSAKIFARVMGIRLESRPLSVGAFASNLQSFETIREFITSATLGALIDLPFALLFLFVIWIVGGPLALVPLFVMVVLVGYSLYIQKPLAKQIELTSKIASQKQATLVEGLAGIEAVKINGAQSQYQVIWEQAVGKMGQHDIQTRKLANGASALSGFLQQMMTVGIVVVGVYLVAAGELSMGGIIAAVMLSGRAVQPLAQLSLLATRYNQAKASMSLINQVMEMPVEEEEGKSYVSRPKLKGKIEFDKVSFAYPGQQSYALHEVSFTIQPGERLALIGGIGAGKSSLEKLILGLYQPTSGDVRIDGVNIAQLHPADLRRNIGCITQDNHLFFGSIRDNIVMGAPFTSDENLLRAADWGGVTAFTNHDPEGLERQVGEGGRQLSGGQRQAVSAARAIVMDPPIMLLDEPTSQLDRKSEVRLMNQLKSLDRSKTVILSTHKSSLLDVVDRVIVLENGRLLADGPKAEVVNWLREGVNQQKAKREAKS from the coding sequence GTGACACAACAACAGTCAGACTGGATTTTCGGTACCAGCCGTGAACAGTTTGTTGATCCCTTACTGGATGCTCTGGTGCTTTTGGGTAAGTACTATGGCACACCCGTCTCTGAAAACTCTCTCAGCAGTGGTTTGCCGCTGGTTGATAACTGTTTAACCCTGGAGCTGTTTCCCCGTGCTGCTGAGCGTGCAGGGTTATCAGCACGGCTGGCAAGTCAGCCGTTGTTAAAGATACACGAGCTGTTACTACCCTGTGTGCTGCTGTTAAAGAACCATAGCTGCTGCATTCTGATGTCGATTGATCATCAAGCAGGCACGGCGCGTATATTGCAGCCAGAGAGTGGCGATGGCGAGATTGAACTTGGAATAGCGGACCTGGAGAAGATATATTCAGGCCACCTGTTCTATATTCGCAAGAAATATCAGTTTGATCAGCGTAGTCCCGATGTCCTGAATACCCGCGAAGGGCACTGGTTCTGGGGAACATTTCGCAGTGCAATGCCGATCTACAGAGATGTGTTAATTGCGTCCCTGTTGATTAACCTTTTCGCTGTCGCATCACCATTATTTGTGATGAATGTCTATGACCGGATTGTTCCGAACCTGGCGTTTGATTCGCTGTGGGTGCTGGCAATCGGTGTTGGACTGGTATTTGTTTTTGATCTGGTCCTTAAACATTTGCGATCTTATTTTATTGATATTGCAGGTAAAAAACTGGATCTTCAGTTATCTGCAAAAATATTTGCCCGGGTGATGGGTATCCGGCTCGAATCGCGGCCGCTTTCTGTAGGGGCCTTTGCCAGTAACCTGCAGTCGTTTGAAACAATTCGTGAATTTATTACGTCGGCGACGCTGGGGGCGCTTATTGATCTGCCCTTCGCGCTGTTGTTTTTGTTTGTCATATGGATAGTGGGTGGGCCGCTGGCGCTGGTGCCGCTGTTCGTTATGGTCGTTCTGGTAGGCTATAGTCTCTATATTCAAAAGCCATTGGCAAAGCAGATCGAGTTGACATCTAAGATCGCTTCACAGAAACAGGCTACTCTTGTCGAGGGCCTTGCAGGGATTGAAGCGGTTAAGATTAATGGTGCTCAGAGTCAGTATCAGGTGATCTGGGAGCAGGCTGTCGGTAAGATGGGGCAGCATGATATTCAGACCCGAAAGCTGGCCAACGGCGCGTCAGCACTTTCCGGTTTTCTGCAGCAGATGATGACCGTTGGCATCGTTGTTGTCGGCGTTTATCTGGTGGCGGCGGGTGAGCTGAGTATGGGGGGAATAATTGCTGCTGTTATGCTGAGCGGACGGGCGGTACAGCCTCTGGCGCAGTTATCACTGCTTGCAACCCGATATAATCAGGCGAAGGCATCAATGAGCCTTATCAATCAGGTCATGGAGATGCCTGTTGAAGAGGAAGAGGGCAAGAGCTATGTCAGCCGGCCGAAACTGAAAGGCAAAATTGAGTTCGATAAGGTCAGCTTTGCTTACCCCGGGCAACAAAGTTATGCCCTGCATGAGGTAAGTTTTACCATCCAGCCGGGCGAACGACTGGCTCTGATTGGCGGCATTGGTGCCGGTAAGAGTTCCTTAGAGAAGCTGATTCTTGGCTTATATCAGCCGACATCGGGTGACGTGCGGATTGATGGCGTGAATATCGCTCAGCTGCATCCGGCTGATCTGCGCCGTAATATCGGTTGTATCACTCAGGATAATCATCTTTTCTTTGGCAGCATTCGTGACAATATTGTTATGGGGGCGCCGTTTACCAGTGATGAAAACCTGCTGCGGGCCGCTGACTGGGGTGGTGTTACTGCGTTTACCAATCATGATCCTGAGGGGCTGGAACGACAGGTGGGTGAAGGCGGACGGCAGCTTTCAGGGGGGCAGCGACAGGCTGTTTCTGCGGCCAGAGCGATTGTGATGGACCCGCCTATAATGTTGCTGGATGAGCCAACCAGCCAGTTGGATCGTAAGTCGGAAGTGAGGCTGATGAATCAGTTGAAATCACTGGACCGGAGTAAAACCGTGATTCTGAGTACGCATAAATCCAGCCTTCTCGATGTGGTAGACAGGGTCATTGTCCTGGAAAATGGACGGCTGCTTGCGGATGGTCCTAAGGCTGAAGTGGTTAACTGGTTGCGTGAAGGCGTGAATCAGCAGAAAGCGAAAAGGGAGGCTAAATCCTGA
- a CDS encoding retention module-containing protein, with protein MENIENTKGMVVNVSGEVVAIDTQGTERQLEAGAQISAGDMIVVRPNGNAELNLGPDKIETIPSDTAAVLEIDPETGEMVLVIQSVGAEGLEVADIQQAILAGQDPTEILEETAAGNTPPSRAGFSDFQTVGRTAEEVIAQAGFDTAADLYTPDPYVEDTGEFVAAEIPTVIFVGNPETQLNSVTVPEGSEAIFTVNLSGSSNSVQSYAIGLADGTATGGGVDYTDLLTDSSFSNGVTFVGGNVLVPAGVTSFTVTIPTTLDNVKEAESESFFLTVGGQSGEGVITENSVFEVQSVTSDTQDEGNTLVHTVTLSGSSVNDETFSFVLADNTTESGDWSNLQFSDGVTLNAGVITVPAGVTSFTVSTDAATDADVENSEFYDLTVGGVAATGTITDASDITVSSVTSDTQDEGNTLVHTVTLSGSSVNDETFSFVLADNTTESGDWSNLQFSDGVTLNAGVITVPAGVTSFTVSTDAATDADVENSEFYDLTVGGVAATGTITDASDITVSSVTSDTQDEGNTLVHTVTLSGSSVNDETFSFSLADNTTESGDWSNLQFSDGVTLNAGVITVPAGVTSFTVSTDAATDADVENSEFYDLTVGGVAATGTITDASDITVSSVTSDTQDEGNTLVHTVTLSGSSVNDETFSFVLADNTTESGDWSNLQFSDGVTLNAGVITVPAGVTSFTVSTDAATDADVENSEFYDLTVGGVAATGTITDASDITVSSVTSDTQDEGNTLVHTVTLSGSSVNDETFSFSLADNTTESGDWSNLQFSDGVTLNAGVITVPAGVTSFTVSTDAATDADVENSEFYDLTVGGVAATGTITDASDITVSSVTSDTQDEGNTLVHTVTLSGSSVNDETFSFVLADNTTESGDWSNLQFSDGVTLNAGVITVPAGVTSFTVSTDAATDADVENSEFYDLTVGGVAATGTITDASDITVSSVTSDTQDEGNTLVHTVTLSGSSVNDETFSFSLADNTTESGDWSNLQFSDGVTLNAGVITVPAGVTSFTVSTDAATDADVENSEFYDLTVGGVAATGTITDASDITVSSVTSDTQDEGNTLVHTVTLSGSSVNDETFSFVLADNTTEPEDWSNLQFSDGVTLNAGVITVPAGVTSFTVSTDAATDAGVENSEFYDLTVGGVAATGTIEDASGITVSSVTSDTQDEGNTLVHTVTLSGSSVNDETFSFSLADNTTESGDWSNLQFSDGVTLNAGVITVPAGVTSFTVSTDAATDADVENSEFYDLTVGGVAATGTITDASDITVSSVTSDTQDEGNTLVHTVTLSGSSVNDETFSFVLADNTTESGDWSNLQFSDGVTLNAGVITVPAGVTSFTVSTDAATDADVENSEFYDLTVGGVAATGTITDASDITVSSVTSDTQDEGNTLVHTVTLSGSSVNDETFSFVLADNTTEPEDWSNLQFSDGVTLNAGVITVPAGVTSFTVSTDAATDADVENSEFYDLTVGGVAATGTITDASDITVSSVTSDTQDEGNTLVHTVTLSGSSVNDETFSFVLADNTTESGDWSNLQFSDGVTLNAGVITVPAGVTSFTVSTDAATDADVENSEFYDLTVGGVAATGTITDASDITVSSVTSDTQDEGNTLVHTVTLSGSSVNDETFSFSLADNTTESGDWSNLQFSDGVTLNAGVITVPAGVTSFTVSTDAATDADVENSEFYDLTVGGVAATGTITDASDITVSSVTSDTQDEGNTLVHTVTLSGSSVNDETFSFVLADNTTESGDWSNLQFSDGVTLNAGVITVPAGVTSFTVSTDAATDADVENSEFYDLTVGGVAATGTITDASDITVSSVTSDTQDEGNTLVHTVTLSGSSVNDETFSFVLADNTTEPEDWSNLQFSDGVTLNAGVITVPAGVTSFTVSTDAATDADVENSEFYDLTVGGVAATGTITDASDITVSSVTSDTQDEGNTLVHTVTLSGSSVNDETFSFSLADNTTASGDWSNLQFSDGVTLNAGVITVPAGVTSFTVSTDAATDADVENSEFYDLTVGGVAATGTITDASDITVSSVTSDTQDEGNTLVHTVTLSGSSVNDETFSFSLADNTTESGDWSNLQFSDGVTLNAGVITVPAGVTSFTVSTDAATDMIVEGDEFYDLTVGGVAATGTITDANTLSADDAASDDDYVNENLDGALGNITATGSISDVDSDLTLSIDTSSATLASLTSNTNSVYYDWDSGTNTLTASTDSTFTDDAALVFTLVLDTVNDQYTFTQLGALDHPVANSEDDIVLPFTLVAGLYSTDFSITVNDDVPEVMGELSIAALNDGSYSETGVLTNVVLSNDITSIEWDTSSLPDLVFDGNPIIYVDDGNGTLTGELEDGTLVFRVVIDPTSVNSDMNPQYTFELLNEAGQLGQNVSETTYTVLSGGNIDNLVLGFGDNLINSITALDGSGSTATVNTNNGWIGVGGNWFNDGDVLTMDFNNTDGTDAQVSQLDFLVEGQGSAAYTLNWTVTVAVNENGDLVTYSGSVDGQGNSDQPFTIPLQDGALYFTEVTIAAPDDGSDFRVSFSGVTSTDFTSDINLDLGYTLTDSDNDTATGSVNVTLQGESDSVVTLESTAGNDILVGSDGDDIFMWNTGDEGTSVDPAQDIVKYFDVNDDTLDLSSLLDGIGMPDGGPVEDYLHIVDNGDSVSLTVQTGASGDVVQEIQLENVTMDSLTTHYGVSADQVLTSLIQDADPKIII; from the coding sequence ATGGAAAATATAGAAAACACCAAAGGTATGGTGGTCAATGTATCCGGTGAAGTTGTCGCAATTGATACGCAGGGCACCGAGCGTCAGCTCGAAGCAGGTGCGCAGATCAGTGCCGGGGATATGATTGTTGTTCGCCCAAATGGAAATGCGGAACTGAATCTGGGTCCGGATAAGATCGAGACGATTCCGTCTGACACAGCCGCTGTACTTGAGATTGATCCTGAGACCGGTGAGATGGTGCTGGTGATCCAGTCCGTTGGGGCCGAAGGCCTTGAAGTAGCCGATATTCAGCAAGCGATTCTTGCTGGCCAGGATCCTACGGAAATTCTCGAAGAAACCGCCGCGGGTAATACTCCTCCATCACGTGCAGGTTTTTCTGATTTTCAGACGGTCGGCCGTACCGCTGAAGAGGTGATAGCCCAGGCAGGCTTTGATACAGCAGCAGATCTTTATACGCCTGATCCGTACGTTGAAGATACTGGTGAGTTTGTTGCAGCGGAAATCCCAACCGTCATCTTTGTCGGTAATCCAGAAACTCAACTTAATAGCGTGACTGTTCCAGAAGGTTCAGAGGCTATCTTTACCGTTAATTTATCAGGTTCCAGTAATAGTGTGCAGAGCTACGCTATAGGTCTGGCTGATGGTACTGCTACTGGTGGTGGCGTTGATTACACCGATTTGCTCACTGATTCTTCATTCAGTAACGGGGTGACTTTTGTCGGCGGCAATGTTTTGGTACCTGCAGGCGTAACTTCGTTTACAGTCACTATTCCTACTACCCTTGATAACGTTAAAGAGGCTGAATCTGAAAGCTTTTTCCTGACCGTGGGCGGTCAGTCTGGTGAAGGCGTTATTACTGAAAACAGTGTATTCGAAGTTCAATCAGTCACCAGTGATACTCAGGATGAAGGCAATACCCTGGTGCACACGGTCACCCTGAGTGGCAGCAGTGTGAATGATGAAACGTTCAGCTTTGTACTGGCGGATAACACCACGGAGTCCGGCGACTGGAGTAACCTGCAGTTCAGTGACGGCGTTACCCTGAACGCGGGCGTGATTACCGTGCCCGCAGGTGTGACCAGCTTCACTGTGTCCACCGATGCGGCGACCGATGCCGATGTTGAGAATAGCGAGTTTTACGACCTGACAGTTGGCGGTGTTGCCGCAACCGGTACCATTACGGATGCCAGCGATATCACCGTGTCCTCGGTGACCAGTGATACTCAGGATGAAGGCAATACCCTGGTGCACACGGTCACCCTGAGTGGCAGCAGTGTGAATGATGAAACGTTCAGCTTTGTACTGGCGGATAACACCACGGAGTCCGGCGACTGGAGTAACCTGCAGTTCAGTGACGGCGTTACCCTGAACGCGGGCGTGATTACCGTGCCCGCAGGTGTGACCAGCTTCACCGTGTCCACCGATGCGGCGACCGATGCCGATGTTGAGAATAGCGAGTTTTACGACCTGACAGTTGGCGGTGTTGCCGCAACCGGTACCATTACGGATGCCAGCGATATCACCGTGTCCTCGGTGACCAGTGATACTCAGGATGAAGGCAATACCCTGGTGCACACGGTCACCCTGAGTGGCAGCAGTGTGAATGATGAAACGTTCAGCTTCTCACTGGCGGATAACACCACGGAGTCCGGCGACTGGAGTAACCTGCAGTTCAGTGACGGCGTTACCCTGAACGCGGGCGTGATTACCGTGCCCGCAGGTGTGACCAGCTTCACCGTGTCCACCGATGCGGCGACCGATGCCGATGTTGAGAATAGCGAGTTTTACGACCTGACAGTTGGCGGTGTTGCCGCAACCGGTACCATTACGGATGCCAGCGATATCACCGTGTCCTCGGTGACCAGTGATACTCAGGATGAAGGCAATACCCTGGTGCACACGGTCACCCTGAGTGGCAGCAGTGTGAATGATGAAACGTTCAGCTTTGTACTGGCGGATAACACCACGGAGTCCGGCGACTGGAGTAACCTGCAGTTCAGTGACGGCGTTACCCTGAACGCGGGCGTGATTACCGTGCCCGCAGGTGTGACCAGCTTCACCGTGTCCACCGATGCGGCGACCGATGCCGATGTTGAGAATAGCGAGTTTTACGACCTGACAGTTGGCGGTGTTGCCGCAACCGGTACCATTACGGATGCCAGCGATATCACCGTGTCCTCGGTGACCAGTGATACTCAGGATGAAGGCAATACCCTGGTGCACACGGTCACCCTGAGTGGCAGCAGTGTGAATGATGAAACGTTCAGCTTCTCACTGGCGGATAACACCACGGAGTCCGGCGACTGGAGTAACCTGCAGTTCAGTGACGGCGTTACCCTGAACGCGGGCGTGATTACCGTGCCCGCAGGTGTGACCAGCTTCACCGTGTCCACCGATGCGGCGACCGATGCCGATGTTGAGAATAGCGAGTTTTACGACCTGACAGTTGGCGGTGTTGCCGCAACCGGTACCATTACGGATGCCAGCGATATCACCGTGTCCTCGGTGACCAGTGATACTCAGGATGAAGGCAATACCCTGGTGCACACGGTCACCCTGAGTGGCAGCAGTGTGAATGATGAAACGTTCAGCTTTGTACTGGCGGATAACACCACGGAGTCCGGCGACTGGAGTAACCTGCAGTTCAGTGACGGCGTTACCCTGAACGCGGGCGTGATTACCGTGCCCGCAGGTGTGACCAGCTTCACCGTGTCCACCGATGCGGCGACCGATGCCGATGTTGAGAATAGCGAGTTTTACGACCTGACGGTCGGCGGTGTTGCGGCAACCGGTACCATTACGGATGCCAGCGATATTACCGTGTCCTCGGTGACCAGTGATACTCAGGATGAAGGCAATACCCTGGTTCACACGGTCACCCTGAGTGGCAGCAGTGTGAATGATGAAACGTTCAGCTTCTCACTGGCGGATAACACCACGGAGTCCGGCGACTGGAGTAACCTGCAGTTCAGTGACGGCGTTACCCTGAATGCGGGCGTGATTACCGTGCCCGCAGGTGTGACCAGCTTCACCGTGTCCACCGATGCGGCGACCGATGCCGATGTTGAGAATAGCGAGTTTTACGACCTGACAGTTGGCGGTGTTGCCGCGACCGGTACCATTACGGATGCCAGCGATATTACCGTGTCCTCGGTCACCAGTGATACTCAGGATGAAGGCAATACCCTGGTTCACACGGTCACCCTGAGTGGCAGCAGTGTGAATGATGAAACGTTCAGCTTCGTACTGGCAGACAATACTACTGAACCTGAAGACTGGAGTAACCTGCAGTTCAGTGACGGCGTCACCCTGAACGCGGGCGTGATTACCGTGCCCGCAGGTGTGACCAGCTTCACCGTGTCCACCGATGCGGCGACCGATGCTGGTGTAGAAAATAGCGAGTTTTACGACCTGACGGTTGGCGGTGTTGCCGCGACCGGCACCATTGAGGATGCTAGTGGTATCACCGTGTCCTCAGTCACCAGTGATACTCAGGATGAAGGCAATACCCTGGTGCATACGGTCACCCTGAGTGGCAGCAGTGTGAATGATGAAACGTTCAGCTTCTCACTGGCGGATAACACCACGGAGTCCGGCGACTGGAGTAACCTGCAGTTCAGTGACGGCGTTACCCTGAACGCGGGCGTGATTACCGTGCCCGCAGGTGTGACCAGCTTCACTGTGTCCACCGATGCGGCGACCGATGCCGATGTTGAGAATAGCGAGTTTTACGACCTGACAGTTGGCGGTGTTGCCGCAACCGGTACCATTACGGATGCCAGCGATATCACCGTGTCCTCGGTGACCAGTGATACTCAGGATGAAGGCAATACTCTGGTACACACGGTCACCCTGAGTGGCAGCAGTGTGAATGATGAAACGTTCAGCTTTGTACTGGCGGATAACACCACGGAGTCCGGCGACTGGAGTAACCTGCAGTTCAGTGACGGCGTTACCCTGAACGCGGGCGTGATTACCGTACCCGCAGGTGTGACCAGCTTCACCGTGTCCACCGATGCGGCGACCGATGCCGATGTTGAGAATAGCGAGTTTTACGACCTGACAGTTGGCGGTGTTGCCGCGACCGGAACCATTACGGATGCCAGCGATATCACCGTGTCCTCAGTCACCAGTGATACTCAGGATGAAGGCAATACCCTGGTTCACACGGTCACCCTGAGTGGCAGCAGTGTGAATGATGAAACGTTCAGCTTCGTACTGGCAGACAATACTACTGAACCTGAAGACTGGAGTAACCTGCAGTTCAGTGACGGCGTCACCCTGAACGCGGGCGTGATTACGGTACCAGCGGGTGTGACCAGCTTCACCGTGTCCACCGATGCGGCGACCGATGCCGATGTTGAGAATAGCGAGTTTTACGACCTGACGGTCGGCGGTGTTGCCGCAACCGGTACCATTACGGATGCCAGCGATATCACCGTGTCCTCAGTCACCAGTGATACTCAGGATGAAGGCAATACCCTGGTGCACACGGTCACCCTGAGTGGCAGCAGTGTGAATGATGAAACGTTCAGCTTTGTACTGGCGGATAACACCACGGAGTCCGGCGACTGGAGTAACCTGCAGTTCAGTGACGGCGTTACCCTGAACGCGGGCGTGATTACCGTGCCCGCAGGTGTGACCAGCTTCACCGTGTCCACCGATGCGGCGACCGATGCCGATGTTGAGAATAGCGAGTTTTACGACCTGACGGTCGGCGGTGTTGCCGCGACCGGTACCATTACGGATGCCAGCGATATCACCGTGTCCTCGGTGACCAGTGATACTCAGGATGAAGGCAATACCCTGGTGCACACGGTCACCCTGAGTGGCAGCAGTGTGAATGATGAAACGTTCAGCTTCTCACTGGCGGATAACACCACGGAGTCCGGCGACTGGAGTAACCTGCAGTTCAGTGACGGCGTTACCCTGAATGCGGGCGTGATTACCGTGCCCGCAGGTGTGACCAGCTTCACCGTGTCCACCGATGCGGCGACCGATGCCGATGTTGAGAATAGCGAGTTTTACGACCTGACAGTTGGCGGTGTTGCCGCAACCGGTACCATTACGGATGCCAGCGATATCACCGTGTCCTCAGTCACCAGTGATACTCAGGATGAAGGCAATACTCTGGTACACACGGTCACCCTGAGTGGCAGCAGTGTGAATGATGAAACGTTCAGCTTTGTACTGGCGGATAACACCACGGAGTCCGGCGACTGGAGTAACCTGCAGTTCAGTGACGGCGTTACCCTGAACGCGGGCGTGATTACCGTACCCGCAGGTGTGACCAGCTTCACCGTGTCCACCGATGCGGCGACCGATGCCGATGTTGAGAATAGCGAGTTTTACGACCTGACAGTTGGCGGTGTTGCCGCGACCGGAACCATTACGGATGCCAGCGATATCACCGTGTCCTCAGTCACCAGTGATACTCAGGATGAAGGCAATACCCTGGTTCACACGGTCACCCTGAGTGGCAGCAGTGTGAATGATGAAACGTTCAGCTTCGTACTGGCAGACAATACTACTGAACCTGAAGACTGGAGTAACCTGCAGTTCAGTGACGGCGTCACCCTGAACGCGGGCGTGATTACGGTACCAGCGGGTGTGACCAGCTTCACCGTGTCCACCGATGCGGCGACCGATGCCGATGTTGAGAATAGCGAGTTTTACGACCTGACGGTCGGCGGTGTTGCCGCAACCGGTACCATTACGGATGCCAGCGATATCACCGTGTCCTCAGTCACCAGTGATACTCAGGATGAAGGCAATACCCTGGTGCATACGGTCACCCTGAGTGGCAGCAGTGTGAATGATGAAACGTTCAGCTTCTCACTGGCGGATAACACCACGGCGTCCGGCGACTGGAGTAACCTGCAGTTCAGTGACGGCGTTACCCTGAACGCGGGCGTGATTACCGTGCCCGCAGGTGTGACCAGCTTCACCGTGTCCACCGATGCGGCGACCGATGCCGATGTTGAGAATAGCGAGTTTTACGACCTGACGGTCGGCGGTGTTGCCGCGACCGGTACCATTACGGATGCCAGCGATATCACCGTGTCCTCGGTGACCAGTGATACTCAGGATGAAGGCAATACCCTGGTGCACACGGTCACCCTGAGTGGCAGCAGTGTGAATGATGAAACGTTCAGCTTCTCACTGGCGGATAACACCACGGAGTCCGGCGACTGGAGTAACCTGCAGTTCAGTGACGGCGTTACCCTGAACGCGGGCGTGATTACCGTGCCCGCAGGTGTAACCAGCTTCACCGTGTCCACCGATGCGGCAACTGATATGATTGTCGAAGGTGACGAGTTTTACGACCTGACGGTCGGCGGTGTTGCCGCGACCGGTACTATTACAGATGCTAATACGCTGAGTGCTGATGATGCAGCCAGTGATGATGATTATGTCAACGAAAACCTTGACGGGGCACTCGGTAATATTACTGCAACAGGCAGTATCAGCGATGTGGATAGCGACCTTACGTTAAGTATCGACACATCCTCTGCGACGTTAGCGTCACTTACGTCTAATACTAACTCTGTTTATTATGACTGGGATTCAGGTACCAATACTCTTACAGCCAGTACTGATAGTACGTTTACTGATGATGCGGCTTTAGTGTTCACTTTAGTGTTAGATACTGTCAATGATCAGTATACCTTTACTCAGTTGGGGGCACTTGATCATCCGGTAGCAAACTCTGAAGATGATATTGTGTTGCCATTTACCCTGGTGGCAGGTCTGTATTCGACCGACTTTAGCATCACTGTGAATGACGATGTCCCTGAGGTCATGGGTGAGCTTTCTATCGCCGCATTAAACGATGGTAGCTATTCCGAAACGGGCGTTCTGACAAATGTTGTTCTGTCCAATGATATTACCAGTATCGAGTGGGATACCTCATCTCTGCCGGATCTCGTATTTGATGGGAATCCGATTATCTATGTGGATGATGGCAATGGAACCCTGACGGGTGAGTTAGAAGACGGTACATTGGTTTTCCGTGTTGTTATTGATCCTACCAGCGTCAATAGCGATATGAACCCTCAATACACATTTGAACTGTTAAATGAAGCAGGCCAGTTAGGGCAGAATGTGTCTGAAACGACTTACACCGTTTTAAGTGGCGGTAACATTGATAATCTGGTGCTGGGTTTTGGTGACAACCTGATTAACTCAATAACTGCGCTTGATGGCAGTGGGAGCACTGCTACTGTAAACACCAATAACGGCTGGATAGGTGTCGGCGGAAACTGGTTTAACGACGGTGACGTCCTGACCATGGACTTTAATAATACCGATGGTACTGATGCTCAGGTCAGTCAGCTTGATTTTCTGGTCGAGGGACAGGGTAGTGCCGCTTATACGCTGAACTGGACCGTGACCGTTGCTGTGAACGAAAATGGAGACTTAGTAACATATTCAGGTAGCGTAGATGGTCAGGGAAATAGTGATCAGCCTTTCACTATACCGCTTCAGGACGGGGCTCTTTATTTCACAGAAGTGACTATCGCTGCTCCTGATGATGGAAGTGATTTCCGTGTTTCGTTCAGCGGTGTTACTTCTACTGACTTTACCTCGGACATTAACTTAGATCTGGGATATACATTAACCGATAGTGACAATGATACGGCTACTGGAAGTGTGAATGTTACCCTGCAAGGTGAATCTGATTCTGTTGTGACACTCGAAAGCACCGCTGGCAACGATATACTGGTTGGGAGTGATGGTGATGATATTTTCATGTGGAACACAGGCGATGAGGGAACGTCTGTCGATCCGGCACAGGATATTGTCAAATACTTCGATGTTAATGACGATACATTAGATCTAAGCAGTCTATTGGATGGTATTGGAATGCCAGACGGCGGCCCTGTTGAAGACTATCTGCATATTGTTGATAACGGTGACTCTGTGTCACTCACAGTTCAGACAGGTGCCTCAGGTGATGTGGTGCAGGAAATCCAATTGGAAAATGTCACAATGGATTCGTTGACTACTCACTACGGTGTATCCGCCGATCAGGTGTTAACTTCGTTGATACAGGACGCAGATCCAAAAATTATTATCTAA
- a CDS encoding DedA family protein, with the protein MTDPGLWGLFLSSFIASTLMPGGSEILLGYLLTQPEYQPQVLLLVASVGNSLGGIVTFAMGWWIAIRWPVPQPEKRGQRRALSIIQRFGPAALFLSWLPVIGDPLCFAAGWLRCHLLLSLMLIAVGKTLRYSLIVYAFN; encoded by the coding sequence ATGACTGATCCGGGGTTGTGGGGGCTGTTTCTTAGCAGCTTTATCGCCTCTACCCTGATGCCGGGTGGTTCTGAGATACTGCTGGGGTATCTGTTGACGCAGCCTGAATATCAGCCGCAGGTGTTATTGTTAGTTGCCAGTGTTGGCAACAGTCTTGGCGGGATCGTGACGTTTGCGATGGGCTGGTGGATCGCAATTCGCTGGCCGGTGCCGCAGCCAGAAAAGAGAGGTCAGCGGCGTGCTCTGTCTATTATTCAAAGGTTTGGCCCCGCCGCGCTGTTTTTGTCATGGTTGCCTGTTATTGGTGACCCTCTCTGTTTTGCGGCCGGTTGGCTCCGGTGTCACCTGCTTCTCTCTCTGATGCTCATCGCTGTGGGAAAGACTCTGCGTTATTCATTAATTGTTTATGCTTTTAACTGA